Part of the Paenibacillus sp. JNUCC32 genome is shown below.
ATTTCACTGCGATGGGCTTTCTCCAGGATCTGTTGTTTCCATTCCTCAAAACTGAGATCGTCATAATGAAAAAACTCATAATAATGCTCCGGCCGATAAGAAGAGCCCGACGTTACGATTAAGTCGTAGTTCGCCAAATAGATGTAGTAATGCTGAAGAAAATCGTTGGTTTGACCGAAAGTCAGCACATTGCGCATCGTTCTCCATATGCCGTAAACATCCCTTTGGGCAAGATGATCGTTGAGCAGCACGTTCAGGTCTTGATTGATCGCCAGCTGCCGCGTCATCCCTTCCACTTCCGCCATCCTGTGTTCCAGCAGCTCCTGGCTTTTCTCGAGCTGAACGATGCTGTTCTCAATCGAAATGGATTGCGTTACGGAGATGGAGGTTAAGTAGGATATGTATCCTCCGATGGTGGGAATGAGCAGAATGGCAATATAGGAGATGAGAAAGCTGCGAAAAACCTTCGATTGCTTAAGAATAGATATCCCCCCTTAGGTGATAGCGTTTTCAAAAAATAACGACTCCAGTTCTCCCGCCAGCTATAAATTTGATCATAATGGATGTTTGCGGCGCAAGGGTAGGTACTTCTGCGTATGGCAGGGTACATTTTTCCATACCAGGCCTGCATGCGGCTAAATGACGGAAAGTAACTCCATATTAGGGGAATCGGCAAGCTTGGTAAATATCCGATTGTTAAGGTTCATGATGCTTTATGACAATAACGGAAAATAACCATGCCTTTGGATATTTTGACCATTGTCCACATAAAAAAAAGCCGCGTTTTCACGCGGCAGCTGACATTTAATCCCACCAAAAATACCAGATATCGTGCTTCATTAAATAGTCCGCATAATGTCCAAGCGTCGGAAACCCGTCCATGACATATTGGCAGAAAATAAAATGCTCCTTGGCGAGCCGTAATGCTTCTTCAAACGTTTGGGGTCGTTTTCCGGCCTGAAGAATCCAAGTATCTTCCGAAACGGCCACAATTTTAATCTGATACTTCTGCTGAAAATGCTTAAAAATCACCGACTGATGCTCGGGCAGCGGACATTCGTTATAACCTCCCATCGGAACCCACAGCGGTGCTTCATATCCGGCTTCAGCCGGCAGCGTCAGCAGGATCACCTGCTCGTCCTCTTCCACCTTTCCCTGCACCCATGACGTATTCCAGTCAAAGGGCTCGGCATCCGATTCGCCAAACTCTTCGTTGAGCATTTCGCTGCCTTCCCATAATAATGAATAAGAACGATATAATTCCTCAAAGCTCTTGCCTTCTAATTCTTCCGGTTCCAGCGCAATATCCGTATAGGATAATCGCGAAGCCACGATTTTTCCCAACACATCTTTCATGCTTAACCGCTGAACCTGCTCCAGCTCCTTGTTCACATATTCAGAAAGGGTTTCTTCTTCGCAGATCTCCTCCATCATTTCCACCAGATTGTAGCCGGGAGCGATGAGAATCCTGTGCTCCCCTTCCTTTGGGACAGGGAGCGTTAAGCCATCCAAATCCAAAACTTCAATATCACGTTCGCTTAAATAATTGGCAAGCTCTTCGACCATATGTACACCTCGAATATAGCAGATTTTGAAACCAGTATAAGTTCTTACCCTTAATTTTACAAATGATAGAACCACTTAGATAGTCACTTATA
Proteins encoded:
- a CDS encoding DUF4253 domain-containing protein gives rise to the protein MVEELANYLSERDIEVLDLDGLTLPVPKEGEHRILIAPGYNLVEMMEEICEEETLSEYVNKELEQVQRLSMKDVLGKIVASRLSYTDIALEPEELEGKSFEELYRSYSLLWEGSEMLNEEFGESDAEPFDWNTSWVQGKVEEDEQVILLTLPAEAGYEAPLWVPMGGYNECPLPEHQSVIFKHFQQKYQIKIVAVSEDTWILQAGKRPQTFEEALRLAKEHFIFCQYVMDGFPTLGHYADYLMKHDIWYFWWD